In the genome of Lentisphaera araneosa HTCC2155, the window AAAAAATTCATGACACGCCTGACCAACTTCTGGGATCGTGAAAGCCAAAAGCTTGCAGACTTAAGCCACTGCGATTAAGCTGACCACAGACTTTTATTAAGCCGAGCAATGCTCGGCTTTTTTATTGCTATAAAAAGCTCTTTTACCTTGCTCACCCACCACTTCCAAAAGTTATTAATCTCTTAATGACTTTGAACTTAAGAATATTTTCACTAGCAATTTCTGTGGTAAAAAAACAATCTTATGATATGTATGCGCACAATATTATTTCTATGAGGGCTTTTGCCCTCACTATTTTCAACTCAAAACTTAATTGACGAGAACCAAAATGAGCGAAGTTAGAGTTAGATTTGCCCCCTCACCAACGGGCAATGTACATATTGGCAATATTCGTGCCGCAATTTTCAATTACCTTTTTGCAAGAAACCAAGGCGGGAAATTCCTTCTGCGCGTAGAAGACACCGATAAAGAGAGAAGCACACAAGAAGCGGTCGATGCCTTATTAGAATGCATGCAATGGCTCGACCTAGATTACGATGAAGATCCTCTTTACCAAAGCACACAAGAAAAGCATCATTTAAGCGTAGCGAAACAACTCCAAGACAAAGGCCATGCCTACCGTTTTGTTAAAGGCGAAAACGAAGTCACCCTCTTCCGGATGCCGTGGGACTTAGAAAATTACGACTGCGTCCGCAAAGTCGACCAACAAGAACTCCCACTCCATGCAGATGTTGAACTTGAAATTGATGCTGGTGGTATCCGTTTTGCCACAATTTCCCGCAAACGCAAAGCCGTCCCTATGGAAGCTTGTCA includes:
- a CDS encoding glutamate--tRNA ligase family protein encodes the protein MSEVRVRFAPSPTGNVHIGNIRAAIFNYLFARNQGGKFLLRVEDTDKERSTQEAVDALLECMQWLDLDYDEDPLYQSTQEKHHLSVAKQLQDKGHAYRFVKGENEVTLFRMPWDLENYDCVRKVDQQELPLHADVELEIDAGGIRFATISRKRKAVPMEACHAGYKDLKVFDADDNEIFDFNSNYDSIITGEQTIKIANGAKITWTRHSVFFNDLIK